The proteins below come from a single Cupriavidus pauculus genomic window:
- a CDS encoding SDR family NAD(P)-dependent oxidoreductase: MNVLVTGATAGFGIAIARRFAAAGHRVIAAGRREDRLDALADELGRDKVLPLVLDVRDREAVQAAIAGLPAPFAEIDLLVNNAGLALGLEPAQSADLDKWDQMVDTNVKGLMYMTRAVLPGMVSRNRGHVVNIGSTAGEYPYPGGNAYGGTKAFVRQFSLNLRADLTGTRVRVTDVAPGLVGGTEFSAVRFGGDQSRVAKVYEGADALTPDDIAETVFWAATLPARVNINVIELMPVTQSFGALSIHRTGQ, encoded by the coding sequence ATGAATGTACTAGTCACGGGCGCCACCGCTGGATTCGGCATCGCCATCGCCAGGCGTTTCGCCGCGGCGGGTCATCGCGTGATCGCCGCGGGCCGCCGTGAGGACCGCCTCGATGCGCTGGCCGACGAACTCGGCCGCGACAAGGTATTGCCGCTGGTGCTCGACGTGCGCGACCGCGAGGCCGTGCAGGCCGCGATCGCCGGGCTGCCGGCGCCGTTCGCCGAGATCGATCTGCTGGTCAACAACGCGGGGCTGGCACTGGGTCTCGAGCCCGCGCAGTCGGCGGACCTCGACAAGTGGGACCAGATGGTCGACACCAATGTAAAGGGCCTGATGTACATGACGCGCGCGGTGCTGCCGGGCATGGTGTCGCGCAATCGCGGCCACGTGGTGAACATCGGTTCGACGGCGGGCGAGTATCCGTATCCCGGCGGCAACGCCTACGGCGGCACCAAGGCATTCGTGCGGCAGTTCTCGCTGAACCTGCGCGCGGATCTGACGGGCACCAGGGTCCGCGTGACGGACGTGGCGCCGGGCCTCGTGGGCGGCACCGAGTTTTCGGCGGTGCGGTTCGGCGGCGACCAGTCGCGCGTGGCCAAGGTGTACGAGGGCGCGGACGCGCTCACGCCCGACGATATCGCCGAGACCGTGTTCTGGGCAGCCACGCTGCCGGCGCGCGTCAATATCAACGTGATCGAGCTGATGCCGGTGACGCAGTCGTTTGGCGCGTTGTCGATTCATCGCACCGGGCAGTAA
- the paoC gene encoding aldehyde oxidoreductase molybdenum-binding subunit PaoC: MKFDSPATENPIDRLQVVGKPLDRIDGPMKACGKAPYAYERHDVAPNPACGYIVHAGIAKGRIASMDLAEARRAPGVITIVTAETAGKLGKGKRNTAPLLGGPEIQHYHQAVALVVAETFEQARAAANLVRVQYDAKPGAYDLHNARTNAVKPKSEEADTAVGNFTEAFGKAPVKLDAIYTTPDQSHAMMEPHASLAAWDGDKVTIWTANQMIDWGKQDMAATLGIPKENVRIISPFIGGGFGGKLFLRAESLLAVLGARAAKRPVKVALARPMMMNNTTHRPATIQRIRIGATPDGKITAIGHESWSGDLPGGQPETAVQQTRLLYAGANRMTAMRLATLDLPEGNAMRAPGEAPGLMALEIAIDEMAEKLGMDPIAFRVANDTQVDPEHPQRPYSQRRLAECLRMGAERFGWSARKPKPGAVRDGQWLVGMGVAAAFRNNLVMKSGARVKLDRSGMVIVETDMTDIGTGSYTIIAQTAAEMLGVPIEKVAVRLGDSSFPVSAGSGGQWGGNSSTAGVYAACVKLREAVAKRAGLNAGDAVFANGQVSSAGRAVPLASVASDGELVAEDSMEYGDLDKKYQQSTFGGHFVEVGVDVATGEIRVRRMLAVCAAGRILNPKSARSQVIGAMTMGVGAALMEELAVDKRRGFFVNHDLAGYEVPVHADIPHQDVIFLDEVDPMSSPMKAKGVGELGICGVGAAVANAIYNASGVRVREYPITLDKVLAGMGGSTM, translated from the coding sequence ATGAAATTCGATTCCCCCGCTACCGAGAATCCGATCGACCGCCTGCAGGTGGTCGGCAAGCCGCTGGACCGTATCGACGGGCCGATGAAGGCGTGCGGCAAGGCGCCCTATGCGTACGAACGTCACGACGTGGCGCCCAACCCCGCCTGTGGGTATATCGTCCATGCCGGCATCGCCAAGGGCCGCATCGCGTCGATGGACCTCGCCGAGGCGCGCCGCGCGCCGGGCGTGATCACGATCGTCACGGCCGAGACCGCCGGCAAGCTCGGCAAGGGCAAGCGCAACACCGCGCCCCTGCTGGGTGGCCCGGAGATCCAGCACTACCACCAGGCCGTGGCATTGGTCGTGGCGGAGACGTTCGAGCAGGCACGCGCGGCGGCCAACCTCGTGCGCGTCCAGTACGATGCGAAGCCCGGCGCGTACGACCTGCACAACGCGCGCACCAATGCGGTCAAGCCGAAGTCCGAGGAGGCCGACACGGCCGTCGGCAATTTCACCGAGGCGTTCGGCAAGGCGCCCGTCAAGCTCGATGCGATCTACACCACGCCGGACCAGTCGCACGCGATGATGGAACCGCATGCGTCGCTGGCCGCGTGGGATGGCGACAAGGTGACGATCTGGACGGCGAACCAGATGATCGACTGGGGCAAGCAGGACATGGCCGCCACGCTCGGCATTCCCAAGGAGAACGTGCGCATCATCTCGCCGTTCATCGGCGGCGGGTTTGGCGGCAAGCTGTTCCTGCGCGCCGAGTCGCTGCTGGCCGTGCTCGGCGCGCGCGCCGCGAAGCGCCCCGTCAAGGTCGCGCTTGCGCGGCCGATGATGATGAACAACACCACGCACCGTCCCGCGACGATCCAGCGCATTCGCATCGGCGCCACGCCGGACGGCAAGATCACGGCGATCGGTCACGAAAGCTGGTCGGGCGATCTGCCGGGCGGCCAACCGGAGACGGCCGTGCAGCAGACGCGGTTGCTCTACGCGGGTGCCAACCGGATGACCGCCATGCGGCTGGCCACGCTCGATCTGCCCGAAGGCAACGCGATGCGCGCGCCGGGCGAAGCGCCCGGGCTGATGGCGCTGGAGATCGCCATCGACGAGATGGCCGAGAAGCTCGGCATGGACCCGATCGCGTTCCGCGTGGCCAACGACACGCAGGTCGATCCCGAACATCCGCAGCGCCCGTATTCGCAGCGCCGGCTTGCCGAGTGCCTGCGCATGGGCGCCGAGCGCTTTGGCTGGAGTGCGCGCAAGCCGAAGCCCGGTGCGGTGCGCGATGGCCAATGGCTGGTCGGCATGGGCGTGGCGGCCGCGTTCCGAAACAACCTCGTGATGAAGTCCGGCGCGCGCGTGAAGCTCGATCGCTCGGGCATGGTCATCGTGGAAACCGATATGACCGACATCGGCACGGGCAGCTACACGATCATCGCGCAGACGGCCGCCGAGATGCTCGGCGTGCCGATCGAGAAGGTTGCGGTGCGCCTCGGCGATTCGTCGTTTCCGGTGTCGGCGGGATCCGGCGGGCAGTGGGGCGGCAACAGCTCCACGGCGGGCGTCTACGCGGCATGCGTGAAGCTGCGCGAGGCCGTGGCGAAGCGCGCGGGACTCAATGCCGGCGATGCGGTATTCGCGAACGGGCAGGTGTCATCGGCCGGTCGCGCGGTGCCGCTGGCGTCGGTCGCCTCCGATGGCGAGCTCGTGGCCGAGGACAGCATGGAGTACGGCGACCTCGACAAGAAGTATCAGCAGTCGACGTTCGGCGGGCATTTCGTCGAGGTGGGCGTGGACGTGGCGACGGGCGAGATTCGGGTACGGCGGATGCTCGCGGTCTGCGCGGCCGGGCGCATTCTCAATCCGAAGTCAGCGCGCAGCCAGGTGATTGGCGCCATGACGATGGGCGTGGGGGCCGCGCTGATGGAGGAACTCGCCGTCGACAAGCGGCGCGGGTTCTTCGTCAACCACGACCTGGCCGGCTACGAGGTGCCCGTGCATGCCGATATTCCGCATCAGGATGTGATCTTCCTCGACGAGGTGGATCCGATGTCGTCCCCGATGAAGGCGAAGGGTGTCGGCGAACTCGGGATTTGCGGGGTCGGCGCGGCGGTGGCCAACGCCATCTACAACGCGAGCGGCGTGCGCGTGCGCGAGTATCCGATCACGCTGGACAAGGTGCTCGCGGGCATGGGCGGCTCGACGATGTAG
- a CDS encoding TolC family protein has translation MAACTLALAYAGAIAAPSEYMLPASSPLAAPPTPSSTIDSTGGMRHIQVQGIGIREAIGLAISRHPDISRANAVIAQSTSEIAVAKAAWYPKLEYGVRPGYGGTYGTGGNLAGVRSSVGVSQLVYDFGRTQSRIAAADATLSRNRHLLSDTMETIAQNTAATFVELAASQEIVAAAQRQVEALTATRAKIGDRVRAGLSVNSDRNMADIAIQRAKSDELRARSRFDVAASRLAELIGIKPEQVEDLNNTDGDIRNLGDETGNVEQTPAVLAAGAAVEAAQAHVSQAEAERFPSVSVGVSRSVSTGPANALDDTWVGVSISGDFSLGGLNQHRIAAAQAERRAALDALDNQRLIARTALRASSSEAAGALARRESYEKMIALLRASRDLYWQEYILNKRTLTDVLNPEREIFIAEQEWVSAMADATVARVRAHVAVGRFVDLLREQELGAGK, from the coding sequence ATGGCCGCCTGTACGCTCGCGCTAGCGTACGCCGGGGCCATTGCCGCCCCATCGGAGTACATGCTGCCCGCATCGTCCCCGCTGGCTGCCCCGCCCACCCCGTCCTCGACCATCGACAGCACCGGCGGCATGCGCCATATCCAGGTGCAGGGCATCGGCATCCGCGAAGCCATCGGCCTGGCCATCTCGCGGCATCCCGACATCAGCCGTGCCAACGCCGTGATCGCGCAAAGCACGTCCGAGATCGCGGTGGCCAAGGCCGCCTGGTATCCGAAGCTCGAATATGGCGTGCGCCCCGGCTACGGCGGCACGTACGGCACCGGTGGCAACCTTGCGGGCGTGCGCAGCTCGGTGGGCGTGAGCCAGCTGGTCTATGACTTCGGCAGGACCCAGAGCCGCATTGCCGCGGCCGATGCCACGCTCAGCCGCAACCGGCATTTGCTGTCCGACACCATGGAGACGATCGCGCAGAACACCGCGGCCACCTTCGTGGAGCTCGCCGCCAGCCAGGAGATCGTCGCCGCCGCGCAGCGGCAGGTGGAAGCGCTCACGGCCACGCGCGCCAAGATCGGCGACCGTGTCCGTGCCGGCCTGTCGGTCAACTCGGATCGCAATATGGCCGACATCGCCATCCAGCGCGCGAAGTCCGACGAGCTGCGCGCGCGCAGCCGCTTCGACGTCGCGGCCTCGCGCCTGGCGGAGCTCATCGGCATCAAGCCCGAGCAGGTCGAGGACCTCAACAACACCGACGGCGATATCCGCAACCTCGGCGACGAAACGGGCAACGTCGAACAAACGCCCGCGGTACTGGCGGCGGGCGCCGCCGTGGAAGCCGCGCAGGCCCATGTCTCGCAGGCCGAAGCCGAACGCTTCCCGTCCGTCAGCGTAGGGGTCAGCCGCTCGGTGTCGACCGGCCCCGCCAACGCCCTCGACGACACCTGGGTCGGCGTATCGATCTCCGGCGATTTCTCGCTCGGCGGCCTCAACCAGCACCGCATCGCGGCCGCGCAGGCCGAACGCCGCGCCGCGCTGGATGCGCTCGACAACCAGCGCCTGATCGCGCGTACCGCGTTGCGCGCGTCGTCGAGCGAAGCCGCCGGCGCGCTGGCCCGGCGCGAAAGCTACGAGAAGATGATCGCCCTGCTGCGCGCCTCGCGCGATCTGTACTGGCAGGAGTACATCCTTAACAAGCGCACGCTGACCGACGTGCTCAATCCCGAGCGAGAAATCTTTATCGCCGAGCAGGAATGGGTCAGCGCCATGGCGGACGCCACCGTCGCGCGCGTACGCGCGCACGTGGCCGTGGGCCGATTCGTCGACCTGTTGCGCGAGCAGGAACTGGGAGCCGGCAAATGA
- a CDS encoding type I secretion system permease/ATPase: MSAIPEKNPLETNPEADGVPLERWTEAILMAARHLGLTNSPELIRGASAWADRADGERTVVEMAAAAGITAQYADIRPEDLSDVLLPALVPIDERHVGLIVSVSQGKAMVQLATDGGNVERTPMLASLVRPDHQGKLRVLLLREREAPHSDRLDAYIAMQPRSWLTGAFTANWRTMLELGLGSLFGNLLAVATSLFAMQVWDRVVPARSTNTLWVLTAGVALALLLELAIRTARVAIADHFGKQVDLKLSAMFFARVLDIRNDARPQSPGTLISQLRDLEQLRELLTSSSLGVLIDLPFVLAFLFIIWLLGGWLVLVPLVAIPLLILPGILAQVPLARLSTEGMAESALRNAILMESIYRAEDIKSLQAEPRFRKLWQHVNEVNGEIGLRQRFIAGILVNFSQTIQQVAYVGVIVGGVYGILDGNLSFGAVLACSILTSRTIAPLSQIPAVLGRIQNARVGKKALDKLLDLPLDHEPGQDAYHRPALVGRYRFESVVYGFDPQEKPALVIPQLRIEPGERIAILGRVGAGKSTMLRLMAGLATPVQGRVVFNETPMGLIDTADIRRDVGVVMQESNLFYGTLRDNLRIADPLATDEALLEALRLACADQMLLNQPHGLDLRIRENGVGLSGGQRQALVLARTLLRAPNVLLLDEPTASLDEATEHSIIERVGGWLGNRTLVVATHRYAVLGLVDRLIVLDGGRIVRDGPKNEVLASLRQNAARSAASPAAHMRPTPSAGGLA; the protein is encoded by the coding sequence ATGAGCGCCATTCCGGAAAAGAACCCGCTGGAGACGAACCCGGAAGCCGACGGCGTCCCGCTCGAGCGCTGGACCGAAGCCATCCTCATGGCCGCCCGCCACCTCGGCCTGACGAACTCGCCCGAACTGATCCGTGGCGCCTCCGCGTGGGCCGACCGGGCCGACGGCGAACGCACCGTGGTCGAGATGGCCGCCGCGGCAGGCATTACCGCGCAGTACGCCGATATCCGGCCCGAGGACCTGTCCGACGTGCTGCTGCCCGCGCTGGTCCCGATCGACGAACGCCATGTCGGCCTGATCGTGTCGGTCTCGCAAGGCAAGGCCATGGTCCAGCTGGCCACGGACGGCGGCAACGTCGAGCGCACGCCGATGCTCGCGTCGCTGGTCCGGCCGGATCATCAGGGCAAGCTGCGCGTGCTGCTGCTGCGCGAACGCGAAGCGCCGCATAGCGACCGGCTGGACGCATATATCGCCATGCAGCCCAGGTCGTGGCTGACGGGCGCCTTCACGGCCAACTGGCGCACGATGCTCGAACTCGGCCTCGGCTCGCTGTTCGGCAATCTGCTGGCCGTGGCCACCTCGCTGTTCGCGATGCAGGTGTGGGACCGCGTGGTGCCCGCGCGCTCCACCAACACGCTGTGGGTCCTGACCGCTGGCGTCGCGCTGGCACTGTTGCTCGAACTGGCCATCCGCACCGCGCGCGTGGCCATCGCCGATCATTTCGGCAAGCAGGTGGACCTCAAACTGTCTGCCATGTTCTTCGCGCGCGTGCTCGATATCCGCAACGACGCCCGCCCGCAGTCGCCGGGCACGCTGATCTCGCAGTTGCGGGACCTCGAGCAGCTGCGAGAGCTGCTGACCTCGAGTTCGCTCGGCGTGCTGATCGACCTGCCGTTCGTGCTCGCGTTCCTGTTCATCATCTGGCTGCTTGGCGGCTGGCTCGTGCTCGTGCCGCTGGTCGCGATTCCGCTGCTGATCCTGCCCGGCATCCTCGCGCAGGTGCCGCTCGCGCGCCTGTCCACCGAGGGCATGGCGGAGTCCGCGCTGCGCAACGCCATCCTCATGGAATCGATCTACCGCGCCGAGGACATCAAGTCGCTGCAGGCCGAGCCGCGCTTCCGCAAGCTGTGGCAGCACGTCAACGAGGTCAACGGCGAGATCGGTCTCAGGCAGCGCTTTATCGCGGGCATCCTCGTCAATTTCTCGCAGACGATCCAGCAGGTGGCCTATGTGGGCGTGATCGTCGGCGGCGTGTACGGCATTCTCGACGGCAACCTGTCATTCGGCGCCGTGCTTGCGTGCTCGATCCTGACGAGCCGCACGATCGCCCCGCTCTCGCAGATTCCTGCCGTGCTCGGCCGCATCCAGAACGCACGCGTGGGCAAGAAGGCGCTCGACAAGCTCCTCGACTTGCCGCTCGACCACGAGCCCGGCCAGGACGCCTATCACCGGCCCGCCCTCGTCGGCCGCTACCGTTTCGAGAGCGTCGTCTACGGCTTCGACCCGCAGGAAAAGCCCGCGCTCGTCATTCCGCAACTGCGCATCGAACCGGGCGAACGCATCGCGATTCTCGGCCGCGTGGGCGCGGGCAAGTCCACGATGCTGCGGCTGATGGCCGGCCTGGCCACGCCCGTGCAGGGCCGCGTGGTGTTCAACGAGACGCCGATGGGATTGATCGATACCGCGGACATCCGCCGCGACGTCGGCGTGGTCATGCAGGAGTCGAACCTGTTCTACGGCACGCTGCGCGACAACTTGCGCATCGCCGATCCGCTCGCCACCGACGAGGCATTGCTCGAAGCGCTTCGCCTCGCGTGCGCGGACCAGATGCTGCTGAACCAGCCGCACGGCCTGGACCTGCGTATCCGCGAGAACGGCGTGGGCCTCTCCGGCGGACAGCGGCAGGCCCTCGTGCTCGCGCGCACGCTGCTGCGGGCACCGAACGTGCTACTGCTCGACGAGCCGACCGCCTCGCTCGACGAGGCCACCGAGCACAGCATCATCGAGCGCGTAGGCGGCTGGCTCGGCAATCGCACGCTGGTCGTGGCCACGCACCGCTATGCGGTGCTCGGCCTCGTCGACCGGCTTATCGTGCTCGACGGCGGTCGCATCGTGCGGGACGGGCCCAAGAACGAAGTGCTGGCCAGCCTGCGGCAAAACGCCGCGAGATCGGCCGCGTCGCCGGCCGCTCACATGCGGCCGACGCCTTCCGCAGGAGGTCTGGCATGA
- a CDS encoding HlyD family efflux transporter periplasmic adaptor subunit has protein sequence MNTYTMWMRTGQPANGPRYLLWLIIGALAIFLVWAGFAVLDEVAVGEGKVTPASKGQIIQSLEGGIVSELSVREGDVVQAGQKLATLDPVLARSSMEEALEKIVALQARAARLRAEMNDAATVSFPPELAKEQAVVDRERQAFETNRRAFRENVSNLQKQLKLAQDELQIALPLLRTGATNEVEILRLRQKAAELATKLSATQSEYYVALKSDYATTMGDLGPLLKVREGRADQLRRTSITSPSRGIVKDIRISTIGGVVGPGGVLMEIVPLGDQLLIEARLSPRDIAFIHPGQAATVKISAYESSVYGTLPAKVDRISPDTIEDQVDKRVYYYRVYVLTDHAYLETSDGKRHPILPGMVATAEIQTGHRTVLQYLLKPLNRAAEALRER, from the coding sequence ATGAACACGTACACGATGTGGATGCGGACGGGCCAGCCCGCCAACGGCCCGCGCTACCTGCTATGGCTGATCATCGGCGCGCTCGCGATCTTCCTCGTCTGGGCCGGCTTCGCCGTGCTCGACGAAGTCGCGGTGGGCGAAGGCAAGGTGACGCCCGCGTCCAAGGGGCAGATCATCCAGAGCCTCGAAGGCGGCATCGTATCGGAGCTGTCCGTGCGCGAAGGCGATGTGGTGCAGGCCGGGCAAAAGCTGGCCACGCTCGATCCGGTGCTCGCGCGATCGTCGATGGAAGAAGCGCTCGAGAAGATCGTCGCCCTGCAGGCGCGCGCGGCCCGGCTGCGCGCGGAGATGAACGATGCCGCGACCGTGAGCTTTCCGCCAGAACTGGCGAAGGAGCAAGCCGTGGTCGATCGCGAGCGGCAGGCCTTCGAGACCAACCGTCGCGCGTTCCGCGAAAACGTCTCGAACCTCCAGAAGCAACTGAAGCTCGCGCAGGATGAACTCCAGATCGCGCTGCCGCTGCTGCGCACGGGCGCCACCAACGAAGTGGAAATCCTGCGGCTGCGGCAGAAGGCGGCCGAGCTTGCCACCAAGCTGTCCGCCACGCAGAGCGAGTACTACGTGGCGCTGAAATCGGATTACGCCACCACGATGGGTGATCTCGGCCCGCTGCTCAAGGTCCGGGAGGGCCGCGCCGACCAGCTGCGGCGCACGTCCATCACCTCGCCATCGCGCGGCATCGTCAAGGACATTCGCATCTCGACCATCGGCGGCGTGGTCGGGCCCGGCGGCGTGCTGATGGAAATCGTGCCGCTCGGCGACCAGTTGCTGATCGAAGCGCGCCTGAGTCCGCGCGATATCGCCTTTATCCATCCGGGACAGGCGGCGACGGTCAAGATCTCCGCATACGAGTCGTCGGTCTACGGCACGCTGCCGGCCAAGGTGGATCGCATCTCGCCGGACACCATCGAGGATCAGGTGGACAAGCGCGTCTATTACTACCGCGTCTATGTCCTGACCGACCACGCGTATCTGGAAACCAGCGATGGCAAGCGGCATCCGATCCTGCCGGGGATGGTGGCCACGGCCGAGATCCAGACCGGACACCGGACCGTGCTGCAATACCTGCTGAAGCCGCTGAATCGCGCCGCGGAGGCGCTCAGGGAACGTTGA
- a CDS encoding FAD binding domain-containing protein produces MKAFTYERAQDPAAAAAAAQRTPGARFIAGGTNLLDLMKLEIEQPAHLIDVNGLGLDKIEPTPQGGLRIGALVRNTDLAADARVRRDYGVLSRALLAGASGQLRNRATTAGNLLQRTRCPYFYDTNQPCNKRQPGSGCSALGGVSRQLAVVGGSQACIATHPSDMAVAMRVLDANVETVRADGTRRVIPIVDLHRLPGDTPQVETSLMPGELITAVTLPAPVGGAQIYRKVRDRASYAFALVSVAAIVQRDGTGRVALGGVAPKPWRMDAADAELARGAKAASDRLFAEAMPTEDNRFKIVLAQRTLGAVLTQART; encoded by the coding sequence ATGAAAGCCTTTACCTACGAACGCGCGCAGGATCCGGCCGCCGCCGCGGCAGCGGCCCAGCGCACGCCAGGCGCACGCTTCATTGCCGGCGGCACGAACCTGCTGGACCTTATGAAGCTCGAGATCGAACAGCCCGCGCATCTGATCGACGTGAACGGCCTTGGGCTCGACAAGATCGAGCCGACACCGCAGGGCGGGCTGCGCATCGGTGCCCTCGTGCGCAATACCGACCTCGCGGCCGACGCCCGCGTGCGCCGCGACTATGGCGTACTGTCGCGCGCGTTGCTGGCCGGTGCTTCGGGGCAACTGCGCAATCGCGCGACGACGGCCGGCAACCTGCTGCAGCGCACGCGTTGTCCCTATTTCTATGACACGAACCAGCCCTGCAACAAGCGCCAGCCCGGCAGCGGTTGCAGCGCGCTCGGCGGCGTGAGCCGGCAGCTTGCCGTGGTGGGCGGCAGTCAGGCCTGCATCGCGACCCATCCCAGCGACATGGCCGTGGCCATGCGCGTGCTCGACGCCAATGTGGAGACCGTACGCGCGGACGGCACGCGCCGCGTGATACCGATCGTCGATCTGCACCGCCTGCCCGGCGATACCCCGCAGGTAGAGACCTCGCTGATGCCCGGCGAACTGATTACCGCGGTGACGCTGCCCGCGCCGGTCGGCGGCGCGCAGATCTACCGCAAGGTGCGCGACCGCGCCTCGTATGCGTTCGCGCTGGTGTCCGTGGCGGCGATCGTGCAGCGCGACGGCACGGGACGCGTGGCGCTCGGCGGCGTCGCGCCCAAGCCATGGCGCATGGACGCCGCCGATGCCGAACTGGCGCGCGGCGCCAAGGCCGCGAGCGACCGCCTGTTCGCGGAGGCGATGCCGACCGAGGACAACCGATTCAAGATCGTGCTGGCCCAGCGCACGCTCGGTGCCGTGCTCACGCAAGCGAGGACCTGA
- the paoA gene encoding aldehyde dehydrogenase iron-sulfur subunit PaoA, with product MDDVHAFRCTRRDVLKASATAATAAAIPPLASAQGAPSAPAVSASRSQPAMSQVTLEVNGQRVTLDLDTRTTLLDALREHLHLTGTKKGCDHGQCGACTVHLDGRRINSCLTLAIMHEGAKVTTVEGLGTPQRMHPMQRAFVKHDGYQCGYCTPGQVCSAVAVIDEIRAGIPSHVSASLTARPQLTEAEIRERMSGNICRCGAYSNIVEAIVEAAAATGTTTGRSRA from the coding sequence ATGGACGACGTTCACGCTTTTCGCTGTACGCGGCGCGATGTGCTCAAAGCCAGCGCGACCGCCGCCACCGCCGCGGCCATTCCGCCGCTGGCTTCCGCGCAGGGCGCCCCCTCGGCCCCCGCCGTTTCCGCATCTAGGAGCCAACCTGCGATGTCTCAAGTCACGCTCGAGGTCAACGGCCAGCGCGTCACGCTCGACCTCGATACCCGCACCACGCTGCTCGACGCCTTGCGCGAGCACCTGCATCTGACCGGAACCAAGAAGGGCTGCGACCACGGCCAGTGCGGCGCCTGCACGGTGCACCTCGATGGCCGCCGCATCAATTCGTGTCTGACGCTCGCGATCATGCACGAGGGCGCAAAAGTCACGACGGTGGAGGGCCTCGGCACGCCGCAGCGCATGCACCCGATGCAGCGTGCGTTCGTGAAGCACGATGGCTATCAATGCGGCTACTGCACGCCGGGGCAGGTGTGCTCTGCCGTGGCCGTGATCGACGAGATCCGCGCCGGCATTCCGAGTCATGTGAGCGCGAGCCTGACCGCGCGGCCGCAGCTGACGGAAGCGGAGATTCGCGAGCGCATGAGCGGCAATATCTGCCGCTGCGGCGCCTACTCCAATATCGTCGAGGCGATCGTGGAGGCGGCAGCCGCCACGGGGACGACGACCGGAAGGAGCCGCGCATGA